A single region of the Lotus japonicus ecotype B-129 chromosome 4, LjGifu_v1.2 genome encodes:
- the LOC130712754 gene encoding uncharacterized protein LOC130712754 — protein MPPRQDPSNEQLAQAMAQLAQLVAQQAAASAANNAAQAQREAEEHTRRTQQQAQELAQAQTRGLNDFKRQDPPRFSGESDPEKADLWIQELEKIFGVLQTPDDTKVVLATYMLLGDAEYWWRSARQILEASNVEITWTSFKRAFLDKYFLETAREDKETQFLKLHQWSMSVGEYEAKMEALSKHFRFFQLQVDEPYLCNRFMLGLRFDIEEAVRPLGIRQFQVLVEKAREVEAMKNRRGSRQGRPIRPSHQDYEGHGKGKQPQKKPYDYQLCNNRVMGQNTPNETTHEGQGNQAQGKDVTCFKCGKVGHYANVCKEDPRVCFNCNKQGHVARDCKAPKVEAGATLNAAGGRRPVTTGRVYTLNAGEVENTRELARE, from the coding sequence ATGCCTCCACGACAAGACCCATCTAACGAACAATTGGCTCAAGCCATGGCTCAGCTGGCCCAGTTGGTGGCACAACAAGCTGCTGCAAGTGCCGCCAACAATGCTGCTCAAGCTCAGCGAGAGGCTGAAGAGCATACTCGGAGGACTCAGCAACAAGCTCAGGAGCTAGCTCAGGCTCAGACTAGGGGGTTGAATGACTTCAAACGCCAGGACCCGCCGAGGTTCAGTGGTGAGTCGGATCCGGAAAAGGCTGACCTTTGGATCCAGGAACTTGAGAAAATCTTTGGAGTGCTGCAGACCCCTGATGACACTAAGGTGGTGCTAGCTACGTACATGCTGCTGGGTGACgccgagtactggtggaggagcGCCAGGCAGATTTTGGAAGCAAGCAATGTGGAGATTACCTGGACTTCTTTCAAGAGGGCATTCCTCGACAAGTATTTCCTAGAGACCGCAAGAGAAGATAAGGAAACACAATTTCTGAAGCTCCACCAATGGAGCATGTCTGTCGGAGAATATGAAGCCAAGATGGAGGCGTTATCAAAGCATTTCCGATTCTTCCAGCTGCAAGTGGACGAACCCTATCTGTGCAACCGCTTTATGTTGGGGCTTCGGTTTGACATTGAGGAAGCTGTGAGGCCCCTGGGTATTCGGCAATTCCAAGTGCTAGTCGAGAAGGCCCGAGAAGTTGAGGCTATGAAGAACCGCCGAGGAAGTAGGCAAGGAAGACCAATCAGGCCAAGCCATCAAGATTATGAGGGGCATGGTAAAGGGaaacaacctcagaagaagccTTATGACTACCAGCTATGCAACAATCGAGTTATGGGTCAGAACACACCCAATGAGACAACCCATGAAGGTCAAGGTAACCAAGCCCAAGGGAAGGAcgtgacttgcttcaagtgtggaaaAGTGGGTCACTATGCTAATGTCTGCAAGGAAGACCCTAGAGTGTGCTTTAACTGCAATAAGCAAGGACACGTGGCAAGggattgcaaggcaccaaaGGTTGAAGCGGGAGCAACCTTGAATGCCGCAGGAGGAAGGCGTCCGGTAACAACAGGACGAGTGTACACCCTGAACGCTGGGGAAGTTGAGAACACCAGGGAGCTAGCTCGGGAATAG
- the LOC130712755 gene encoding uncharacterized protein LOC130712755, whose translation MLLSSFYFWERSTNCFHVPFGMITPTLLNVAAIASLWPMGDDNHSTAVPTAPIVISTENVSFSRFIEYHYVEEGEVSDAEHAAFLLYWLSAYVFCTKSLRIPAKLLPLANLLHEGRKIAMAKLVLGNLYQMINDAVADIRNPKFASLNAAGPLWLVQLWLNAAFESFLSAKRTPPAVSNTRIDAHRLETLTPPYDASHFEADFRKYFAMFLELKHYRSSFAPYSKPTYGPRWLRNSYPNLPNSEALSPHHLELWQTILSPRVLTIGFASSDHTLCGYNPQLVSRQFGLSQDLPNTLFDNTLVLYPCTITKTSIFDSTVHHYNKKLLDLSPFSFIPSYYVTKSFKTWWSAYWTEISMSLVNSLQCMTNAFPVQDSASKKTRSEAIPRPPPQASPQDPHATIEIDDDDDDDGVALAEKLAVTKVEVQEHSASSPPPHENPPVSDSTQSKRKRGEKTPVEKASKKTSRTKSGRKSGSRSSPPSKSSADSSPLKRSANKITIRWS comes from the exons ATGCTTCTGAGTTCGTTCTATTTCTGGGAGAGATCTACCAATTGCTTCCATGTTCCCTTTGGAATGATCACCCCAACCCTTCTCAACGTTGCTGCAATTGCTAGTCTCTGGCCTATGGGAGATGACAATCACTCTACTGCTGTCCCAACTGCACCAATTGTGATCTCAACAGAGAATGTGTCTTTTAGTCGATTTATCGAATACCACTATGTCGAAGAAGGTGAGGTGTCTGACGCAGAACATGCCGCTTTCCTTTTATATTGGCTTTCTGCTTACGTCTTTTGCACCAAGTCTTTGAGAATTCCGGCCAAACTTCTTCCCTTGGCCAACCTGCTTCATGAGGGTCGAAAGATCGCTATGGCCAAGCTTGTTCTTGGAAACCTCTACCAAATGATCAATGACGCTGTGGCGGATATTCGAAATCCCAAATTTGCTTCTCTTAACGCAGCTGGCCCCTTATGGTTGGTCCAACTCTGGCTAAATGCTGCTTTCGAATCGTTTCTCTCAGCTAAAAGGACTCCTCCTGCAGTTTCCAACACGAGGATTGATGCCCATCGACTTGAGACGTTAACTCCGCCTTATGATGCTTCTCACTTTGAAGCGGATTTTAGGAAGTACTTTGCCATGTTTCTCGAACTAAAGCATTACCGATCTAGCTTTGCCCCATACAGCAAGCCAACCTATGGCCCTCGATGGCTGAGAAACTCATATCCTAACCTTCCCAATTCAGAAGCACTCTCTCCCCACCACCTTGAGCTCTGGCAAACCATCCTGTCTCCTCGAGTTTTGACTATTGGTTTTGCCAGCAGTGATCATACTTTGTGCGGTTATAACCCTCAGTTGGTTTCTCGACAATTTGGGCTAAGCCAAGACTTGCCTAATACTTTGTTTGACAACACCCTTGTTCTTTATCCTTGTACCATTACTAAGACCAGTATTTTCGACAGCACCGTTCATCATTACAACAAAAAGCTGCTTGATCTTAGTCCCTTCTCTTTCATTCCTTCATACTATGTCACCAAATCATTCAAAACATGGTGGTCTGCATATTGGACTGAAATTTCAATGTCGCTTGTGAATTCCCTTCAATGCATGACAAATGCTTTTCCTGTGCAAGACTCGGCTTCCAAGAAAACCAGAT CTGAAGCCATTCCTCGACCGCCTCCCCAAGCTTCTCCTCAAGATCCGCATGCTACCATCGAGATtgatgatgacgatgatgatgatggggtTGCTCTGGCGGAAAAGCTTGCTGTGACCAAG GTCGAAGTTCAAGAACATTCTGCTTCCAGTCCCCCGCCTCATGAGAACCCTCCTGTTTCTGATTCTACCCAGTCCAAACGCAAACGTGGCGAGAAGACGCCGGTCGAGAAAGCTTCAAAGAAGACATCCAGAACCAAATCAGGTCGCAAGTCTGGTAGTCGATCTTCCCCGCCTTCCAAGAGTTCAGCTGATTCCAGTCCTCTTAAGAGGTCTGCTAACAAGATAACCATTCGTTGGTCATAG